Proteins encoded within one genomic window of Kibdelosporangium phytohabitans:
- a CDS encoding acyl-CoA dehydrogenase family protein, translating into MTRTAPLDLVAIDGLLSDEERAIRETVRKFCADRIRPHLAEWFEKGDLPARDLAKEMGGLGLLGMHLQGYGAAGTNAVSYGLACHELEAADSGVRSLVSVQGSLAMYAIYAYGSDEQKNEWLPRMVAGDAIGCFGLTEADFGSNPGGMRTNARKDGGDWVLNGTKMWITNGSIADVAVVWARTDEGIRGFVVPTDSKGFTASTVPGKLSLRASVTSELVLEDVRLPAAAVLPRSKGLSSPLGCLNEARFGIIFGSIGAGRDCLEAAISYAADREVFDKPLAAYQLTQAKLAEMALELGKGMLLAVHIGRLKDAGALKPEQVSMGKLNNVRAALQIAREARTILGANGITLEYPVLRHANNLESVLTYEGTSEVHLLVIGQALTGVGAFR; encoded by the coding sequence ATGACCCGTACTGCCCCGCTGGACCTGGTCGCGATCGACGGCTTGCTCTCCGACGAGGAGCGCGCGATCCGCGAGACCGTCCGCAAGTTCTGCGCCGACCGGATCCGCCCGCACCTGGCGGAGTGGTTCGAGAAGGGCGACCTGCCCGCCCGCGACCTGGCCAAGGAGATGGGCGGACTCGGGCTGCTGGGCATGCACCTGCAGGGCTACGGCGCCGCGGGCACCAACGCGGTCTCCTACGGCCTGGCCTGCCACGAACTCGAAGCCGCCGACTCCGGCGTGCGCAGCCTCGTGTCCGTGCAGGGCTCGCTGGCGATGTACGCGATCTACGCGTACGGCAGCGACGAGCAGAAGAACGAGTGGCTGCCCCGGATGGTGGCGGGCGACGCGATCGGCTGCTTCGGCCTGACCGAGGCGGACTTCGGCTCCAACCCCGGCGGCATGCGCACCAACGCCCGCAAGGACGGCGGCGACTGGGTGCTCAACGGCACCAAGATGTGGATCACCAACGGCTCGATCGCCGACGTCGCCGTGGTCTGGGCCCGCACCGACGAGGGCATCCGCGGCTTCGTCGTGCCCACCGACAGCAAGGGCTTCACGGCCAGCACCGTGCCGGGCAAGCTCTCCCTGCGCGCCTCCGTCACCAGCGAACTCGTCCTGGAAGACGTGCGCCTGCCCGCAGCCGCCGTGCTGCCCAGGAGCAAAGGCCTGTCCAGCCCGCTCGGCTGCCTCAACGAGGCCCGGTTCGGGATCATCTTCGGCTCGATCGGCGCCGGCCGCGACTGCCTGGAAGCGGCGATCTCGTACGCCGCCGACCGCGAGGTGTTCGACAAGCCGCTCGCGGCGTACCAGCTGACGCAGGCAAAGCTCGCCGAAATGGCGCTCGAGCTGGGCAAAGGCATGCTGCTGGCGGTGCACATCGGCAGGCTGAAGGACGCGGGCGCGCTCAAGCCCGAGCAGGTCAGCATGGGCAAGCTGAACAACGTCCGCGCGGCACTGCAGATCGCCCGCGAGGCCCGCACGATCCTCGGCGCGAACGGGATCACACTCGAATACCCCGTGCTGCGACATGCGAACAACCTGGAATCAGTGCTTACCTACGAGGGGACGAGCGAGGTGCACTTGCTCGTGATCGGCCAGGCGCTCACCGGCGTGGGCGCGTTCCGCTAA